The Acanthopagrus latus isolate v.2019 chromosome 13, fAcaLat1.1, whole genome shotgun sequence genome contains a region encoding:
- the LOC119031266 gene encoding zinc finger protein 862-like isoform X6 encodes MFCHVCRQHRPAVKNGPKLRPFVEVGAVHYRKDYLEHHINTEHHQHSIKCHNSIVSGYSVMHAFEPIIIMEHEAVIGGFKCLYWLVKNEIAHHTNYGKLLSLAQLLGCDYFLKLKIDRRNNYRSHRIIDEMLEIVSTVIEEPLMEQMRASQAISLELDESTDVSLIRQLDLHIRYLDKEGLVFNQFLDIVTVCDGKADTIVTAVKAVLQNKQVPTEKLCGLSTDGAAVMTGRVNGVAKQLTDSFPMIVAVACAAHRLALACKDASNDVKYMGTFRDHLQELHLFFHHSANRTAALKAAATTLGLSDLKIKEVKDTRWLSQHLAIEVLQTNLKAVLATLAEEAEIKRCPIAKGLYTFCATYRFVASVYLQADILPHLARLSKVFQQANVNFLHIKEQVPITIETLRRIKDAGETPLPGSFLSRLHQDLDDPLALGAFMIHHEEERNRRGHGVEDLPREEHWTKFVKEVASPYISGLLHHLERRFQNLHIIGAFSIFGPQAAALADEEQNNHLQTLAKRFLPGKETLIFQEWQSFKEHMRGGGAFKDKNQAEIMTLLASECDEWGQIYPLLSRLAAIALVIPVSSVNCERDFSTMNRVKSDLRNRLQEEHLAACLRVSINGPCPEEFNYQRALELFFSKPRKIQCPNSGCKVCK; translated from the exons ATGTTCTGTCATGTTTGCCGGCAGCACAGGCCTGCTGTGAAAAATGGTCCTAAACTGAGACCATTTGTGGAGGTTGGGGCTGTCCATTACAGAAAGGATTATCTCGAGCACCACATCAATACTGAGCACCACCAACACAGCATTAAATGCCACAACTCGATTGTATCAG gaTACTCTGTCATGCATGCCTTCGAGCCTATCATCATTATGGAGCACGAAGCTGTAATTGGGGGGTTCAAGTGCCTGTATTGGTTGGTCAAAAATGAAATAGCCCACCACACCAACTATGGCAAGCTGCTAAGCTTGGCCCAGCTCCTGGGCTGTGACTACTTCCTCAAGCTTAAA ATTGATCGCAGAAATAACTACCGCTCTCATCGCATAATTGATGAGATGCTAGAAATTGTTTCCACGGTCATCGAGGAGCCTCTCATGGAGCAGATGAGAGCATCCCAAGCAATCAGCCTTGAGCTTGATGAAAGCACAGATGTTTCCCTGATTCGTCAGCTTGATCTGCACATCAG atACCTGGATAAAGAGGGACTGGTTTTTAACCAGTTCCTCGACATCGTGACAGTCTGTGATGGCAAGGCTGATACCATTGTCACTGCTGTGAAAGCTGTCCTGCAGAACAAGCAGGTGCCAACAGAGAAACTCTGCGGGCTTAGCACTGATGGGGCAGCAGTTATGACAG ggCGTGTAAATGGGGTTGCTAAGCAGCTGACCGACAGCTTCCCCATGATCGTTGCTGTGGCCTGTGCTGCCCACCGCCTTGCCCTGGCCTGTAAGGACGCATCAAATGATGTAAAATACATGGGGACCTTCCGGGACCACCTGCAGGAACTACACttgttttttcatcacagtGCAAATCGGACAGCAGCACTTAAGGCAGCAGCTACCACCCTGGGACTGTCTGACTTGAAGATAAAG GAGGTGAAAGACACACGGTGGCTATCTCAGCACCTGGCCATTGAGGTACTCCAAACAAATCTCAAAGCTGTGCTTGCCACAttggcagaggaggcagagattAAACGATGCCCAATTGCCAAGGGCCTGTACACCTTTTGTGCGACCTACAGGTTTGTGGCATCGGTGTACCTCCAGGCTGACATATTGCCACATCTTGCAAGGCTTTCAAAAGTCTTCCAACAGGCAAATGTCAACTTCCTTCACATCAAGGAGCAG GTTCCCATAACAATTGAGACCCTCAGACGCATCAAGGATGCAGGTGAGACTCCGCTCCCTGGGTCCTTCCTGTCCCGTCTCCACCAAGACCTTGATGACCCCCTGGCACTTGGAGCCTTCATGATCCatcatgaggaggagaggaacaggagAGGACACGGTGTTGAGGACTTGCCACGGGAGGAGCATTGGACAAAATTTGTGAAAGAG GTTGCCAGTCCTTACATCAGTGGCCTGCTACACCACCTAGAAAGGAGATTCCAGAATCTCCATATCATTGGGGCCTTCAGCATTTTCGGACCACAGGCAGCTGCCCTAGCTGATGAAGAGCAAAACAACCACCTTCAGACCCTGGCAAAAAGGTTTCTTCCTGGAAAGGAGACCTTGATATTCCAGGAGTGGCAGTCCTTCAAAGAACACATGCGTGGAGGAGGGGCATTCAAG GACAAGAACCAGGCTGAGATAATGACTCTGCTAGCCAGTGAGTGCGATGAATGGGGACAGATATACCCATTACTCAGCCGATTGGCAGCAATTGCACTTGTCATTCCGGTGTCAAGTGTCAACTGTGAGAGAGACTTCTCCACAATGAACAGG gtcaaatcAGACCTTCGCAACAGGCTGCAAGAAGAGCACCTGGCTGCCTGCCTGAGGGTCTCCATCAATGGGCCGTGTCCAGAGGAATTTAATTACCAAAGAGCATTagaactgtttttttcaaaacccaGGAAAATTCAATGTCCAAATTCGGGGTGCAAAGTTTGCAAATAG